The Natrinema saccharevitans genome includes the window GCCGCCCACTACGTCCAGACGGGCACCTTCATTTACGACGGGACCGGGATCGCGGACGGGATCCCGGCCCTGCTCGCGGTACTCGGAATGGGCGTCAACGTCGCCTTCATCGGCTTTCACACGTGGCTGCCCGACACCTACCCGCGGCCCCACATCGCCGCCTCGGTGTTCCTCTCGGTCTATACGACCAAGACCAGCGCGTTCGTCCTCTACCGGGCGTTCCCGCTCGAGGGGAGCCACGACGTCTCGATCTACGTCGCCTACATGGGCGGACTGATGGCCGTCTACGGCGCGACCTTCGCCCTGTTACAACACGACATGCGAGCGCTGCTGTCCTACCACATTCAGGCCCAACTGGGCTACATCGTCGCCGCGATCGGGATCGGCTCGCCGCTTGCCGTCGCCGGCGCGATGAGCCACCTGTTCAACAACGTCCTGTTCAAGAGCCTGCTGTTCATGGCCGTCGGCGTCGTCATCTACCGGACCGGCGAGGAGGACCTGTACGAACTCGGTGGCCTCTGGCGGGAGATGCCCCTGACCGCCGTCGGCTTCGGGCTCGGCGCGCTCTCGATCACCGCGATCCCCGGCTTCAACGGCTACGTCAGCAAGGGGATGATCTTCGACGCCGCCGATCCGGGCTACTACGGCCAGCCCGAGTACCAGGCGCTGTACTGGCTGCTCTGGCTCGGCGCGATCGGGACGCTGCTCTCCTTTATCAAGCTCGGCTACTACGTCTTCTTCCACGGCGAGAGCGATATCGAGGTCGCCGACGCCAAGCCCGGCCAGACCGTCGCCATGCTCGGACTCGGCGGGGCCTGTCTCCTCTTCGGCGTCTGGTGGCAGGGGCTGGCCGACCTCGCGCCGACGATCCACGGGGCCGACTTCGCGTTCGCATACCCCGGCGGCGAGAGCCACCTCCACCCCTACAGCCCGAGCCACCTCGAGACGGCGGGGATCCTGACGGGCGTCGCCGCGGTCACGTTCGTCGTCGTCCGCAAGCCCCTCTCGAAGCTCGATCTCGGTGATCCGGCGATGATCGTCTACCCCGCGACCTACCACGTCAGTCGGTGGACGATGCTCGCGGTGACCGAGACCTACGCCGCCGTCGACCGGGCCGTCGTCGGCGGCGTCAAGCGCTGCTACTGGATCGGGAACAACCCCGTCCTCGCGGTCGACGCGGCCGCGCGGCGGCTCCCGCTGGTCGAGGTCGACGACCGGCGACCGACCGACGGCGGCCGGCCGTCGACGATCCACCTCCGGACGAGCATCGGGACGACCGTCCTCCTGCTGACGCTCGTCCTGACGGTGATCCTCTGGCTGCTCGTCGTCTGATCGCCGCCCTCTCGCTCCCCATCGGACCGTATTACGACCCGCTCGCGTAGACTCGAGACTCGGTGAGAATCGTCAAATCGCAGTTCAGTTCTGTCAGTCCGTGTCGGTCGACTCCTCGCCCTCGACCGGTTCGGCGTCGACGACCAGCGGCTCCTC containing:
- a CDS encoding Na(+)/H(+) antiporter subunit D; this translates as MELEFLSLAYPPILIFAAALLVLVLPRIAGFAAGALSLAAVLAISLVAPEGQHLAGTFLGFEVVPYYVDDFSRMVGLGLGFLGVCSVIYAYSSEASKTLVAFALVYVASSVGAAVAGDWLVLLFMWELMAVTSTLVVWHYGGDAVRAGFRYALFHGTGGVLVMLAVAAHYVQTGTFIYDGTGIADGIPALLAVLGMGVNVAFIGFHTWLPDTYPRPHIAASVFLSVYTTKTSAFVLYRAFPLEGSHDVSIYVAYMGGLMAVYGATFALLQHDMRALLSYHIQAQLGYIVAAIGIGSPLAVAGAMSHLFNNVLFKSLLFMAVGVVIYRTGEEDLYELGGLWREMPLTAVGFGLGALSITAIPGFNGYVSKGMIFDAADPGYYGQPEYQALYWLLWLGAIGTLLSFIKLGYYVFFHGESDIEVADAKPGQTVAMLGLGGACLLFGVWWQGLADLAPTIHGADFAFAYPGGESHLHPYSPSHLETAGILTGVAAVTFVVVRKPLSKLDLGDPAMIVYPATYHVSRWTMLAVTETYAAVDRAVVGGVKRCYWIGNNPVLAVDAAARRLPLVEVDDRRPTDGGRPSTIHLRTSIGTTVLLLTLVLTVILWLLVV